A single region of the Bdellovibrionales bacterium CG10_big_fil_rev_8_21_14_0_10_45_34 genome encodes:
- the nth gene encoding endonuclease III, whose amino-acid sequence MTAKNKIKPDGPRIREVIKRLKAQYTEAKCSLDHSSPYQLLVATVLSAQCTDERVNKVTPHLFKRYPDFGALAEADQNDLEEIIRSTGFFRNKSKNLVACAKTVHGVYADILPKSVEELSQLPGVGRKTANVVLGNAFGIAAMVVDTHVSRLSQRLGLAKGKTPEVIELELMRVIPKVDWVVFSHLLIYHGRAVCKARKPLCDSCHLESICPRKGV is encoded by the coding sequence ATGACGGCGAAGAATAAGATCAAGCCAGACGGCCCAAGAATCAGAGAAGTTATTAAAAGGTTAAAGGCGCAGTACACGGAAGCAAAGTGCTCACTCGATCACAGCAGCCCCTACCAGCTCCTCGTCGCGACAGTCCTTTCTGCTCAGTGCACAGACGAGAGAGTCAATAAGGTCACGCCACATTTGTTCAAGAGGTATCCAGATTTTGGAGCTCTGGCTGAGGCTGATCAAAATGATCTCGAAGAAATCATTAGATCGACAGGCTTTTTCAGGAACAAATCCAAAAATTTGGTCGCCTGCGCTAAGACGGTGCACGGAGTTTATGCCGATATTCTCCCAAAGTCCGTCGAAGAGTTGAGCCAATTGCCCGGAGTTGGACGCAAAACAGCCAATGTTGTTTTAGGCAATGCATTTGGGATTGCTGCAATGGTAGTAGATACTCACGTATCTAGGTTGAGCCAACGCCTGGGGCTTGCAAAAGGAAAAACTCCCGAAGTCATTGAACTGGAGCTAATGAGGGTGATCCCCAAGGTGGATTGGGTCGTTTTTTCTCATCTTCTTATTTATCACGGAAGGGCCGTGTGTAAGGCGAGGAAGCCTCTGTGTGACTCTTGTCATTTAGAAAGCATTTGCCCGCGCAAGGGTGTTTGA
- a CDS encoding ferredoxin — MSDKSQKWDDNAPGKFYVDQTCIACDACVTAAPNNFKMDEDNGHAFLAKQPLSPEEEDLCREAMEGCPVEAIGNDGEE; from the coding sequence ATGTCAGACAAAAGTCAGAAATGGGATGATAACGCTCCCGGAAAATTCTATGTAGACCAGACTTGCATCGCTTGCGACGCCTGCGTTACCGCCGCGCCTAATAACTTCAAAATGGATGAAGACAACGGCCACGCATTTCTAGCCAAACAGCCACTTTCTCCAGAAGAAGAAGACCTTTGTCGAGAGGCTATGGAAGGTTGCCCGGTCGAGGCGATCGGCAATGACGGCGAAGAATAA
- a CDS encoding GNAT family N-acetyltransferase: MEGPRAPQIQELSRLINFLDSELRPQAGWSVAEEYPTALSEGNLHNIRFIEEDGEILSHAVVRPLIVKTPRIAWKVSAIGSVLTHPKYRNKGLSRKVIQECLDLSEQQDCDIAILWSNLFEFYSAMGFELAGEEINFRVDKLIPTPPREDLKFLEGNQIDPNAWLRIFNQHSINTLRTYDDVRRLLKIPNSQVITAWNSSGQLAGYLVEGKGADLQDHVHEWGGDVETITNLLNERLKQKQQALRIIVGPHSQQLIDTLSSCGFERHQGYLGLIKILNPTKFAAKIRRTLTATMNSDTATCSLHFDAQDNVFILSCKNESLELTESQLTKLVFGPVKDLGANTSGFLQRNNLQVPLPLWLWGWDSI, from the coding sequence ATGGAAGGACCTCGTGCGCCGCAAATACAAGAGTTGAGTCGGCTTATAAACTTTTTGGACTCGGAGCTTCGTCCACAGGCCGGTTGGTCTGTCGCAGAAGAGTACCCAACAGCCCTTTCTGAAGGAAACCTGCACAACATTCGGTTCATCGAGGAAGACGGGGAAATCCTTTCTCATGCCGTTGTCCGCCCGCTGATTGTAAAAACCCCGCGAATCGCTTGGAAGGTGTCTGCTATTGGTAGCGTATTGACTCATCCAAAGTATCGAAACAAAGGGTTAAGCCGAAAAGTAATTCAAGAGTGTTTAGATCTCAGCGAACAGCAAGACTGCGACATTGCTATTCTTTGGAGCAATCTCTTTGAATTCTATTCTGCAATGGGTTTTGAACTTGCCGGCGAAGAGATCAACTTTCGCGTAGATAAGCTCATACCTACTCCGCCGCGTGAGGACCTTAAGTTTTTAGAAGGCAATCAAATTGATCCAAATGCATGGCTCAGAATTTTCAACCAACACTCAATAAACACACTTCGCACCTACGATGACGTACGAAGACTCCTAAAAATCCCAAACTCCCAGGTTATCACTGCCTGGAATTCCTCTGGTCAGCTTGCCGGGTATTTGGTCGAGGGTAAAGGCGCCGACCTTCAGGACCATGTTCACGAGTGGGGCGGAGATGTCGAAACAATCACAAATCTTCTCAACGAACGTCTTAAGCAGAAACAACAAGCTCTTCGCATTATTGTAGGACCACATTCGCAACAACTCATTGACACTCTCTCGAGCTGCGGTTTCGAAAGGCACCAAGGTTACCTTGGACTTATTAAGATTCTCAATCCCACCAAATTCGCTGCAAAGATCAGACGAACGCTTACCGCAACCATGAATTCAGATACGGCCACGTGCAGCCTCCACTTTGATGCTCAAGATAACGTCTTCATTTTGAGCTGCAAAAATGAATCTCTTGAACTTACAGAATCCCAACTTACAAAGCTTGTTTTTGGACCCGTCAAAGACCTTGGAGCCAATACTTCGGGATTTTTGCAAAGAAACAATTTGCAGGTTCCACTTCCGCTTTGGTTGTGGGGCTGGGATTCAATATGA
- a CDS encoding isoprenoid biosynthesis protein ElbB produces the protein MKKKIAVILSGCGYLDGAEITEAISSLIVLSELGVDYQVFAPNIIFSVVDHLTGQPTGEKRNALTESARIARGKALDLEELNPDHFDAIVFPGGFGAAKNLSTFAEKGANATVLASVQKVIEAFHTQCKPIAGICISPAVIATVLGSKGVEVTIGNDRAVAEQIEKTGAEHHDCDVEDYLTDRDNKVITTPAYMYDAKPNQVFNGIRKALRELVEMA, from the coding sequence GTGAAAAAGAAAATTGCCGTCATCTTATCTGGCTGTGGCTATTTAGATGGAGCCGAAATTACGGAAGCCATCTCTTCGCTCATTGTATTGTCTGAGCTAGGCGTCGACTACCAAGTCTTCGCTCCCAACATAATTTTTTCTGTTGTCGATCATCTCACTGGTCAACCAACTGGTGAGAAACGCAACGCTCTTACGGAGTCCGCTCGAATTGCCAGGGGCAAAGCACTTGATTTGGAAGAGCTCAATCCTGATCACTTCGATGCCATTGTTTTTCCGGGGGGCTTTGGGGCCGCAAAAAACTTGAGTACGTTTGCAGAAAAAGGGGCAAATGCCACCGTATTAGCAAGTGTTCAAAAAGTTATCGAGGCTTTTCATACCCAGTGTAAACCGATCGCAGGCATTTGCATTTCTCCTGCGGTGATTGCCACCGTCTTGGGCTCTAAAGGAGTTGAGGTGACGATAGGTAACGACCGTGCAGTTGCCGAGCAAATTGAGAAGACGGGAGCTGAACACCATGACTGCGACGTTGAAGACTATCTCACAGATCGCGACAATAAGGTCATCACAACTCCCGCCTATATGTACGACGCCAAACCAAACCAAGTGTTTAACGGCATTCGAAAGGCATTGAGGGAGCTGGTGGAAATGGCCTAA
- a CDS encoding alpha/beta hydrolase, with product MKVNNWLLLRGWSREVRHWSDFPVHLKRALGRGSKVIALDLPGAGTEFKRLSPLTVGGIVEDVRSRFTLIRPKGPCGILGLSLGGMVALEWLSKYPKDFESGVVINSSASDIGPFWKRLRPQAMRSLVEVVRKETHEDREREILKIVSNLRQDDAKVLEEWHKATSSAPVSITNAAAQLAAGASFKTPKHIAAALVILSSAEDKMVDEASSYLLAKRLDCKHFSHPTAGHDLTLDDPKWVAQHVAKYAAG from the coding sequence ATGAAGGTAAATAATTGGCTTTTGCTACGAGGCTGGTCAAGAGAGGTGAGACATTGGAGCGACTTTCCAGTTCATCTAAAGAGGGCCCTCGGGCGGGGCTCAAAAGTGATCGCTCTCGATTTGCCTGGTGCAGGAACAGAATTTAAGCGCCTAAGTCCCCTGACCGTTGGCGGAATTGTCGAAGACGTGCGCTCGAGATTCACGCTTATCAGACCCAAAGGCCCTTGCGGTATACTTGGCCTCTCCTTAGGAGGAATGGTAGCGTTAGAATGGCTTTCAAAATACCCCAAGGATTTCGAATCGGGCGTTGTGATCAATTCTAGTGCGTCAGACATTGGGCCATTCTGGAAGCGACTAAGGCCCCAAGCCATGCGCTCACTCGTTGAAGTTGTGCGTAAAGAGACTCACGAAGATCGGGAACGCGAGATTCTAAAAATAGTCTCCAACTTGCGCCAAGATGACGCCAAGGTTTTAGAAGAATGGCACAAAGCCACTTCTAGTGCGCCCGTTTCAATAACGAATGCAGCTGCCCAGCTCGCAGCAGGCGCCTCATTTAAAACACCAAAGCACATTGCGGCGGCGCTTGTAATCTTAAGTTCTGCAGAAGACAAAATGGTGGACGAAGCGAGTAGCTACTTGCTCGCCAAACGATTGGACTGCAAGCACTTTAGCCACCCCACAGCCGGACACGATCTTACTCTTGATGATCCAAAGTGGGTCGCTCAACACGTCGCCAAATACGCTGCTGGCTAA
- a CDS encoding citrate synthase (catalyzes the formation of citrate from acetyl-CoA and oxaloacetate): MAEEYRGAIDKGLEGVVACTTRISSIVDATLTYRGYVIEDLAAQSTFEEVIFLLWHDRLASKSEIADLKTNLSKHITIEPELLESLKTLPTRNVHPMAWLRSAVSMMALWDVNAEVENEKANFEKAYRLTGKMASLVAAFERIRTGQPIVPPKPEKGIAWNFLYQLFGKEPDADVVRIFDVCLILHADHELNCSAFSARVTASSLSDIYSAVVSAIGALKGPLHGGANEQVMRMLNDIGTVENAREWVKDALENKKKIMGFGHRVYKNGDPRAKILRSMSDQLTAKVGKHHLYEMSTLIDDTVQKEKGLLPNVDFYSATVYYSMGITLDLFTPIFAASRVSGWLAHIFEQYSQNRIYRPRGDYQGNKHLKL; encoded by the coding sequence ATGGCAGAAGAGTACAGAGGCGCGATAGATAAAGGGCTTGAAGGAGTAGTAGCCTGTACAACAAGAATTTCTTCAATTGTTGATGCAACACTTACTTACCGCGGATACGTAATAGAAGATTTGGCTGCACAGTCTACCTTTGAAGAAGTTATATTTTTACTGTGGCATGATCGTCTTGCAAGCAAAAGCGAAATTGCGGATCTAAAAACGAATTTGTCCAAGCATATCACTATTGAGCCTGAACTCCTGGAGTCGTTAAAAACATTGCCAACACGAAACGTGCATCCGATGGCGTGGCTGCGGTCGGCTGTGTCCATGATGGCGCTTTGGGATGTGAATGCCGAAGTCGAAAATGAAAAAGCAAATTTTGAGAAAGCTTACCGCTTAACTGGTAAGATGGCTTCTTTGGTGGCAGCGTTTGAAAGAATACGAACGGGTCAGCCCATTGTGCCTCCAAAGCCAGAAAAAGGTATCGCGTGGAATTTTCTTTACCAACTGTTTGGTAAAGAGCCAGACGCAGACGTCGTAAGAATTTTTGATGTCTGTTTGATATTGCATGCTGATCACGAGCTAAATTGTTCGGCTTTTTCGGCGAGAGTTACGGCGTCTTCGTTGAGCGACATTTATTCTGCTGTTGTTTCTGCTATTGGTGCTCTGAAAGGGCCTCTCCATGGCGGTGCTAACGAACAAGTGATGAGAATGCTCAACGATATTGGTACAGTGGAAAATGCGCGTGAATGGGTTAAAGACGCACTTGAAAATAAAAAGAAGATTATGGGATTTGGTCACCGTGTTTATAAAAATGGAGATCCTCGCGCAAAAATACTCCGATCGATGAGTGACCAGCTGACCGCAAAAGTCGGAAAACATCACCTTTATGAAATGTCGACTCTCATTGACGATACTGTGCAAAAAGAGAAGGGTCTTTTACCAAACGTCGATTTCTATTCGGCAACTGTTTACTACAGTATGGGTATTACGCTCGACTTGTTTACACCTATTTTCGCAGCTTCTAGAGTGTCAGGATGGTTGGCTCACATATTTGAGCAGTACAGCCAAAACCGAATATACCGACCTCGCGGCGACTACCAAGGTAACAAGCATTTAAAACTATAA
- a CDS encoding nicotinate-nucleotide adenylyltransferase, with protein MLLHGLSTKEKCQIINQNPKIYGSFAEIGAGQEVARSFFRVAGASATVAKTMSAYDMTFSDLIYGAEPSKRYVCESRLKKMLIHEFDLLTDRLGRPRGKDSAFFAFANTVAARSRKSRSQCHGWMGLRFQQSPESEFSEIIVHVRMLDQRNFLQQEALGIVGVNLIYGAYYLSKDPLDLIDSLVDGLDLGRIEIDCVHLSGPLFSKTDRRVIGFHLVENQLSKNVFITESGNTDLAGDQLYGKPVLTLSGSFAPLTLLHEDMIKAARSLIQTKFKISEPHVVLDINVSKLVGPQKCADIYFLDRIKLLGELGFSVQLSRYEHHFELMEHITKCTQEKVFLLVGIGHLAPMFDAAHLDNLDGGVLEGLGKLTSGNSHILCYPANSLDVEQPVAKDQKTNCFTLKSFPVPSSFKGALSDLVSEDKFIDLEGSDDKLLRISSKEVLEQIRSREAAWTDKVSKNVKGIIESQHLFGWRP; from the coding sequence ATGCTCCTACACGGATTATCTACAAAAGAGAAATGTCAGATCATAAACCAGAACCCGAAAATCTATGGCTCCTTTGCAGAAATTGGTGCAGGCCAAGAGGTGGCGCGCTCGTTTTTTCGAGTTGCCGGAGCCTCAGCGACGGTTGCAAAAACAATGTCTGCTTATGACATGACGTTTAGCGATCTCATCTACGGGGCAGAACCATCTAAGAGATATGTTTGTGAAAGTCGGCTAAAAAAAATGTTGATACACGAGTTCGACCTTCTGACCGATCGCCTAGGGAGGCCACGCGGGAAAGACTCGGCCTTCTTTGCCTTTGCAAACACCGTCGCAGCAAGGAGCCGCAAGTCACGAAGCCAATGCCACGGTTGGATGGGCCTGCGATTTCAACAATCACCTGAGTCAGAGTTTAGTGAAATTATCGTGCACGTGAGAATGCTCGATCAGCGAAATTTCCTTCAACAAGAGGCTCTTGGTATTGTAGGCGTCAACCTCATTTATGGCGCCTACTATCTTTCTAAAGATCCCCTTGATCTTATTGATTCTCTTGTGGATGGCCTTGACCTCGGAAGAATTGAGATCGACTGCGTGCATTTGTCTGGTCCTTTGTTTTCTAAAACCGATCGAAGAGTTATTGGTTTTCATCTTGTTGAAAACCAACTGTCTAAGAATGTTTTCATCACCGAAAGTGGCAACACCGATCTAGCCGGCGACCAATTGTATGGAAAGCCGGTCCTTACGCTCAGCGGGAGCTTTGCTCCGTTAACGCTCCTTCATGAAGACATGATTAAAGCAGCTCGATCGTTAATTCAGACAAAGTTTAAAATCTCAGAACCTCATGTTGTTCTCGATATCAACGTAAGCAAGCTTGTCGGCCCCCAAAAGTGTGCCGACATTTACTTTTTAGACAGAATCAAACTACTCGGTGAATTGGGTTTTAGTGTTCAGCTTTCAAGATACGAGCACCATTTTGAGTTGATGGAGCACATCACGAAATGCACCCAAGAAAAGGTGTTTCTTCTCGTCGGCATTGGGCACCTAGCGCCAATGTTTGATGCCGCTCACTTAGACAATCTGGATGGCGGAGTTTTAGAAGGACTGGGCAAACTGACGAGCGGAAACTCTCACATTTTGTGTTACCCCGCAAACTCGCTTGATGTCGAGCAGCCCGTTGCCAAGGATCAAAAGACGAATTGCTTCACTCTTAAGTCTTTCCCGGTGCCGTCTAGCTTTAAGGGGGCATTGTCAGACTTAGTGAGTGAAGACAAGTTTATTGATTTAGAAGGGTCCGATGACAAACTTCTCAGGATTTCCTCAAAAGAAGTGCTTGAACAGATACGAAGTCGTGAGGCGGCTTGGACCGACAAAGTTTCAAAGAACGTAAAAGGTATCATTGAAAGTCAGCACCTATTTGGATGGCGTCCTTAA
- the tatC gene encoding twin-arginine translocase subunit TatC: protein MAEVDNEFEAQPLVEHLSELRKRLFWSLLAILIGCIACWNFSEKIFDIVRHPIEPFLTTATQGGLVFTGVMDKFVAHIKVSLFAGVVISAPFWMYQVWLFVSPALYRKEKKYAFSFLTVGSLLFAVGILFAYKIFFPTAFEFLLGFGGEKDTPFISISEYLSFFMLMSLAMGVSFELPLVLVVLGVTGVIDRDFLARNRRYAILLLALLSGIVTPPDPLSLVMMLVPMVILYESAVWIVKLLAPKNPTIE from the coding sequence ATGGCTGAAGTCGATAATGAATTTGAGGCCCAACCACTCGTCGAGCATTTATCTGAGTTAAGAAAACGTCTCTTTTGGTCATTGCTCGCGATACTCATCGGCTGCATTGCCTGTTGGAATTTTAGCGAAAAAATATTCGATATAGTTCGGCACCCCATCGAACCCTTTTTGACAACTGCGACTCAGGGTGGACTTGTATTTACGGGAGTGATGGACAAATTTGTCGCACATATAAAGGTTTCGCTATTCGCGGGAGTAGTTATTTCTGCACCTTTTTGGATGTACCAGGTCTGGTTATTTGTTTCGCCGGCACTTTACCGAAAAGAAAAGAAGTATGCATTTTCGTTTTTGACGGTCGGTTCCCTACTTTTTGCAGTAGGTATTTTATTCGCTTACAAAATTTTCTTTCCGACTGCATTTGAGTTTTTACTGGGATTTGGCGGCGAAAAAGACACGCCTTTTATAAGTATCTCTGAGTATCTCTCGTTTTTTATGTTGATGTCGCTTGCAATGGGAGTTTCATTTGAACTTCCGTTGGTTTTGGTTGTACTCGGTGTAACCGGGGTGATCGATCGAGACTTCTTAGCTCGAAACCGGCGATATGCAATTCTTTTACTCGCACTTTTGAGCGGAATTGTAACCCCTCCAGATCCTCTCTCTTTAGTTATGATGTTGGTGCCCATGGTGATACTTTATGAATCGGCGGTTTGGATAGTGAAGCTGCTTGCTCCAAAGAATCCCACTATCGAATAG